The following proteins are co-located in the Deinococcus metallilatus genome:
- the bshA gene encoding N-acetyl-alpha-D-glucosaminyl L-malate synthase BshA: protein MAPIPEKIAVLCHAGAGGSGVVATELGLKVAQAGREVHFVGSAVPFRLAGHRGLRGPFFHQVGGFAYALFDQPYPELAATNTLTEVILEHDVRLTHAHYAIPHATAAIHARAITGRSRVMTTLHGTDVTLVGAEPAFRHTTRHAIERSDHVTAVSAFLAQQTREVFGVDREIEVIHNFVDAARFVRVTDPAVRARFAHPEEALLVHVSNFRPVKRVEDVVRVFARVASEIPARLLMIGDGPERPRALELAGQLGVIGRTQFLGSFPDVETVLGISDLFLLPSSNESFGLAALEAMSCEVPVVAARAGGIPEVVEDGVTGFLAPVGDVDAMADAALRVLRDRDLYLSMGAAGRQAALTRFHPDRIVPLYLAAYARTMTLSL, encoded by the coding sequence ATGGCGCCGATTCCAGAAAAGATTGCCGTGCTGTGCCACGCGGGAGCCGGGGGGTCCGGCGTGGTGGCCACCGAGCTGGGGTTGAAGGTCGCCCAGGCGGGGCGTGAGGTTCACTTTGTCGGGTCCGCCGTGCCCTTCCGCCTGGCGGGGCACCGGGGCCTGCGGGGGCCGTTCTTCCATCAGGTGGGCGGCTTCGCCTACGCGCTGTTCGACCAGCCCTACCCGGAACTGGCGGCCACGAACACGCTGACCGAGGTGATTCTGGAGCATGACGTGCGCCTCACGCACGCGCACTACGCGATTCCGCACGCGACGGCGGCCATCCACGCGCGGGCCATCACCGGGCGCAGCCGGGTCATGACCACCCTGCACGGCACCGACGTGACGCTGGTAGGCGCGGAGCCCGCCTTCCGGCACACCACCCGGCACGCCATCGAGCGCAGCGACCACGTGACGGCCGTCTCGGCCTTCCTCGCGCAGCAGACGCGGGAGGTGTTCGGCGTGGACCGCGAGATCGAGGTGATTCACAACTTCGTGGACGCGGCGCGCTTCGTGCGCGTGACCGACCCCGCCGTGCGCGCCCGCTTCGCCCACCCGGAGGAGGCGCTGCTGGTCCACGTCAGCAACTTCCGCCCGGTGAAGCGTGTGGAGGACGTGGTGCGGGTCTTTGCCCGCGTCGCCAGTGAGATTCCCGCCCGGCTGCTGATGATCGGGGACGGCCCGGAACGGCCCCGCGCGCTGGAACTGGCCGGGCAACTGGGCGTGATCGGCCGCACCCAGTTCCTGGGGTCCTTTCCCGATGTCGAGACGGTGCTGGGGATCAGCGACCTGTTCCTCCTTCCCAGCAGCAACGAGAGTTTCGGCCTGGCCGCCCTGGAGGCCATGAGCTGCGAGGTCCCGGTCGTCGCCGCCCGCGCGGGCGGGATTCCCGAGGTCGTGGAGGACGGGGTCACCGGCTTCCTCGCCCCGGTGGGCGACGTGGACGCGATGGCCGACGCGGCACTGCGGGTGCTGCGGGACCGCGACCTGTACCTCAGCATGGGCGCGGCGGGCCGTCAGGCCGCCCTGACCCGCTTTCACCCCGACCGGATCGTGCCGCTGTATCTGGCCGCCTATGCGCGGACGATGACGCTGTCCCTTTAG